From the Natronococcus sp. AD-5 genome, one window contains:
- a CDS encoding Hsp20/alpha crystallin family protein, with protein sequence MGVDLVDHGDEFVLSADVLGFDTDEINVRISDITLSITAEHEEETEEQEELDLRSARAHKAISRSIRLPEPVEEESVTAYSLSRYRRCNRRKSADTRLRSIDRPVWNATAGEDRSVEKAVWISTLLGCRYEGTYGPLLDLSRYLIEFPFTYPVNALWLRRLSRPAISPSTAVSACYRGAFTISYLL encoded by the coding sequence ATGGGAGTCGACCTGGTGGATCACGGAGACGAGTTCGTACTCTCTGCGGACGTCCTTGGTTTCGATACTGACGAAATCAACGTACGGATCTCGGATATCACGCTCAGTATTACGGCGGAACACGAGGAAGAAACCGAAGAACAAGAGGAACTGGACCTCAGGAGCGCACGAGCGCACAAAGCGATCAGTCGCTCCATTCGATTACCCGAACCGGTAGAGGAAGAAAGCGTAACGGCGTACTCACTCTCACGCTACCGAAGGTGCAACCGACGGAAGTCGGCGGACACAAGATTGAGATCGATTGATCGTCCCGTATGGAACGCAACGGCTGGTGAGGATCGAAGCGTCGAAAAAGCCGTTTGGATCTCTACACTACTCGGCTGCCGCTATGAGGGAACGTACGGGCCACTTTTAGATCTATCCCGATATCTCATCGAATTTCCGTTCACATATCCTGTGAACGCGCTCTGGCTGCGTCGGTTATCGAGGCCGGCGATTTCACCTTCGACAGCGGTCTCGGCGTGCTATCGTGGCGCATTCACCATTTCATATTTGTTGTGA
- a CDS encoding RtcB family protein: MYRYRWSSMEVTEIAENVYEIGRRGEMQVPVRVYASEPLLEKMLEEGELTLEQASNVAILPGIQKFSVLLPDGHQGYGFPIGGVAAVDLDEGVISPGGIGFDLNCGVRVLRTDLSYEDVEGREAELGDFLYRLIPVGLGKGGYLDIDHATLKDILERGMEWMLENGYATAADLDHCEENGRLEGDSNVVPPEARKRGVNQVGSLGSGNHFLEVQRVAEIYDRETAAAYGLEEDQIVVMIHSGSRGLGHQTCTEYLRRFEREHPEIVRALPDRQLVYAPLGDPVAERYRKAMYAAANFAWANRQAMTHAVRTIFDELFDDPTVELVYDVCHNIAKEERHEIDGKEKTVLVHRKGATRAFPAGRPEIPEAYRDVGQPVLIPGSMGTSSYVLSGGDRSLELTFGSTAHGAGRAMSRTQAKKTYGPDELQRSLRSQHVYVKACSRGTLTEEAPGAYKDVDEVIRVSDALGIGTKVARMRPVANIKG, translated from the coding sequence ATGTACCGTTACAGGTGGTCATCGATGGAAGTCACCGAAATCGCAGAGAACGTGTACGAGATCGGCCGAAGGGGCGAGATGCAAGTCCCGGTACGCGTCTACGCGTCCGAACCATTACTCGAGAAAATGCTGGAAGAAGGAGAACTGACGCTCGAACAGGCGAGTAATGTTGCAATCTTGCCTGGCATTCAGAAGTTCTCTGTACTCCTCCCGGACGGGCACCAGGGCTACGGGTTTCCGATCGGCGGCGTAGCCGCGGTCGACCTCGACGAGGGTGTCATCAGTCCCGGGGGGATCGGCTTCGATCTGAACTGCGGTGTTAGAGTCCTGCGTACAGACCTCTCGTACGAAGACGTGGAGGGGCGCGAAGCGGAACTCGGCGACTTCCTCTACCGATTGATTCCGGTCGGTCTCGGTAAGGGCGGGTACCTCGACATCGATCATGCGACGCTCAAGGACATTCTCGAGAGAGGGATGGAATGGATGCTCGAGAACGGCTACGCCACGGCGGCGGATCTCGATCACTGCGAAGAGAACGGTCGCCTCGAGGGAGATTCAAACGTGGTTCCACCAGAGGCGCGCAAGCGCGGCGTGAATCAGGTCGGTTCACTCGGATCGGGAAACCACTTCCTTGAGGTCCAGCGCGTCGCCGAAATATACGACCGGGAGACGGCCGCCGCGTACGGCCTCGAAGAGGATCAGATCGTCGTGATGATTCACTCAGGATCCCGCGGCCTGGGTCACCAGACCTGCACGGAGTACCTTCGTCGATTCGAACGAGAACATCCCGAGATCGTTCGAGCGCTGCCGGACAGACAACTCGTTTATGCGCCGCTGGGCGATCCGGTAGCAGAGCGGTACCGAAAAGCGATGTACGCGGCGGCGAACTTCGCTTGGGCGAACCGTCAGGCAATGACGCACGCGGTACGAACGATCTTCGACGAACTATTCGACGATCCGACCGTCGAACTGGTCTACGACGTCTGTCACAACATCGCGAAGGAAGAACGTCACGAAATCGACGGGAAAGAGAAGACGGTACTCGTCCACCGGAAAGGCGCGACGCGAGCGTTTCCGGCAGGACGACCGGAGATCCCCGAGGCGTACCGCGACGTCGGACAACCGGTTCTCATCCCCGGCAGCATGGGAACCAGTTCGTACGTACTCTCCGGTGGCGACCGATCGCTCGAGTTGACGTTCGGATCGACCGCACACGGCGCCGGGCGAGCGATGTCTCGCACCCAGGCGAAGAAGACGTACGGTCCCGATGAACTACAGCGCTCGCTCCGGAGTCAGCACGTTTACGTCAAGGCGTGCTCGCGCGGGACGTTGACTGAGGAAGCGCCCGGCGCCTACAAAGACGTCGACGAGGTGATCCGAGTCAGCGATGCACTCGGAATCGGAACGAAAGTGGCCAGGATGCGGCCGGTGGCCAATATCAAAGGATGA
- a CDS encoding SDR family oxidoreductase has protein sequence MAHLLEERTAVVTGASSGIGRSIARTFAENGSDVIVADVREDPREGGTPTHELIDDETDAAAAYVECDVSNVDDLETMIDAANQFGGVDVLVNNAGIFRPEEFLEATPDEYERLMNVNVKGAFFGSQLAARRMVENDGGSIINVSSIAGLVGNGGYVTYCVSKGALRLLTYALAHRLGPEGIRVNAIHPGGIETAMMEDAHMGPDALDQFTQAIPSRRIGEPEDIAGVALFLASDLASYVNGESLVVDGGYTYTG, from the coding sequence ATGGCACACCTACTTGAAGAGCGGACAGCCGTCGTAACCGGTGCATCGAGCGGAATCGGCCGATCGATCGCGCGAACGTTTGCCGAAAACGGCTCCGATGTGATCGTCGCCGACGTGCGCGAAGATCCGCGCGAGGGCGGAACGCCGACACACGAACTGATCGATGATGAAACGGACGCGGCGGCAGCGTACGTCGAGTGTGACGTCTCGAACGTTGACGATCTTGAGACGATGATCGACGCGGCCAATCAATTCGGTGGCGTTGACGTGCTCGTCAACAACGCGGGTATCTTTCGGCCGGAAGAGTTCCTCGAAGCGACTCCCGACGAGTACGAGCGACTTATGAACGTGAACGTAAAAGGCGCATTCTTCGGTTCGCAGCTCGCGGCGCGGCGAATGGTCGAGAACGATGGCGGGAGTATTATCAACGTCTCGAGTATCGCCGGTCTCGTGGGCAATGGCGGGTACGTCACCTACTGCGTATCCAAGGGGGCGCTTCGATTGCTGACGTACGCGTTGGCTCACCGTCTCGGTCCCGAGGGAATTCGCGTGAACGCCATCCATCCGGGTGGTATCGAAACCGCGATGATGGAAGACGCGCACATGGGACCGGATGCGCTCGATCAGTTCACACAAGCGATCCCGTCACGACGGATCGGCGAACCGGAGGACATCGCAGGGGTTGCGCTCTTCCTCGCAAGTGATCTCGCGAGCTACGTGAACGGTGAGTCGCTCGTCGTTGACGGCGGGTACACCTACACAGGATGA
- a CDS encoding CBS domain-containing protein — MPIENFARSDVVTATTDESIHELAATMQDEDVGSVVIVDGDAPVGIVTDRDLTMQVLAERTDPDEIIAEDVMSDDLQTIEHDAGFYEATELMSERGIRRLPVTGADGELNGIITVDDLNELLADEHQELAGVIRAQRPPY, encoded by the coding sequence ATGCCTATCGAAAATTTCGCACGAAGCGACGTCGTTACAGCTACGACTGACGAATCGATCCACGAACTCGCAGCGACGATGCAAGACGAAGACGTCGGTAGCGTCGTCATCGTTGACGGCGACGCGCCAGTCGGGATCGTAACCGATCGCGATCTAACGATGCAGGTACTTGCCGAGCGAACTGATCCTGATGAGATCATTGCTGAAGACGTGATGTCGGACGACCTGCAGACGATCGAACACGACGCTGGCTTCTACGAAGCCACCGAATTAATGAGCGAACGCGGTATCAGACGGCTTCCCGTAACAGGCGCAGACGGTGAATTGAACGGTATCATCACGGTCGATGATCTGAACGAATTACTCGCCGACGAGCATCAAGAACTAGCGGGAGTGATCCGAGCGCAGCGGCCACCGTACTGA